Proteins encoded by one window of Desulforegula conservatrix Mb1Pa:
- a CDS encoding TIGR04219 family outer membrane beta-barrel protein, protein MKKTIILSILGILLFASNSFAGNTLLVQAAAGGWYASTSGETGYKSSSDISLDDNLGYDETTTLEGRIKAYLPVFPNIYIMGAAVNMDEKGDQAGFNFGGSTFNDPFTSEMNINQYDMALFWEVPFLSLATLGNLRVEGGLNMRMIDTDMEIKDSVKKVSKDTQTWVPMLYGAGAISIFGGLSVEAEARVSSYDNQQWFSGIARIKQDIAHIMFISGGYRYDDIDMDTDGLRLDTEIKGPFIEFGVFL, encoded by the coding sequence ATGAAGAAAACAATTATTTTAAGTATTTTGGGTATTTTACTTTTTGCTTCCAACTCTTTTGCAGGAAACACACTGCTCGTTCAGGCAGCTGCAGGAGGCTGGTATGCTTCAACATCAGGTGAAACAGGTTATAAATCATCATCTGACATCAGCCTTGATGACAATCTGGGCTACGATGAAACAACAACCCTCGAAGGCAGAATAAAAGCATACCTCCCTGTTTTTCCCAATATTTATATAATGGGCGCGGCAGTGAACATGGATGAAAAAGGCGATCAAGCCGGATTTAATTTTGGAGGCTCGACATTCAATGATCCGTTCACATCAGAAATGAATATCAATCAATATGATATGGCTCTTTTCTGGGAAGTTCCCTTCCTCAGCCTTGCAACACTTGGAAACCTTCGGGTTGAAGGAGGATTAAACATGAGGATGATTGATACTGACATGGAGATTAAGGACTCTGTCAAAAAAGTCTCAAAAGACACCCAGACCTGGGTTCCCATGCTTTACGGCGCTGGAGCAATAAGCATCTTCGGAGGATTATCCGTAGAAGCCGAAGCAAGGGTTTCTTCTTACGACAACCAGCAGTGGTTCAGCGGAATAGCAAGAATCAAGCAGGACATCGCCCATATAATGTTCATCTCAGGCGGATACAGATACGACGACATAGATATGGACACCGACGGACTAAGGCTGGATACAGAAATAAAAGGGCCTTTCATTGAATTCGGCGTGTTTCTGTAA
- a CDS encoding MBL fold metallo-hydrolase — protein sequence MALEIKQMLVGSMAVFCYIVYDTEEKVCALIDPAFNTRKILKTVQEMGLKVIYVINTHAHPDHTSGNREIIEATGAKLLIHKDEAKRLGGLVSKTMSKMMGGKSSPIADILLKDGSEITIGKGKLEVIHTPGHTSGGICLYYPGNVITGDSLFVGGIGRTDLPGGSTEVLLKSIKKRLLTLPGDTIVWPGHHYGAKPHSTIKWEKTSNAFLF from the coding sequence ATGGCTTTAGAAATCAAGCAGATGCTCGTTGGGTCAATGGCAGTATTCTGCTATATTGTTTATGACACTGAAGAAAAAGTTTGCGCCCTTATAGACCCGGCTTTTAACACCAGAAAGATACTTAAAACAGTTCAGGAAATGGGCCTCAAGGTCATATACGTCATAAACACCCATGCCCACCCTGATCATACATCAGGAAACAGGGAAATCATCGAGGCCACAGGCGCAAAACTTCTTATCCATAAAGACGAGGCAAAAAGACTCGGCGGCCTTGTAAGCAAAACAATGTCAAAAATGATGGGCGGAAAATCATCTCCAATAGCTGATATTCTTCTCAAAGATGGTAGCGAAATAACAATAGGCAAGGGAAAGCTTGAAGTCATTCACACACCCGGCCACACATCCGGCGGAATATGCCTTTATTATCCCGGCAACGTCATAACCGGAGATTCTCTTTTTGTCGGAGGAATAGGAAGAACAGACCTGCCCGGCGGCTCCACCGAAGTGCTCCTGAAATCCATCAAAAAACGCCTCCTCACACTACCCGGCGACACAATAGTCTGGCCTGGTCATCATTACGGAGCCAAACCTCATTCCACAATCAAATGGGAAAAGACATCGAACGCGTTTCTTTTCTGA